The DNA window CACCCCGACCGCATTATTTGGTTAAATCAAGTATAATAACAGGATGTAAGCCGGCTGAatgcggaggtggaggagagagatgagaaaTGGGctgtaagcttatagccagcgacaagaaaaaaaactctgtgagagagaTAAGTGGGTCatctattaattataaatagttaactattatatagATGGGCTAAGAGAAGGCTTAAAGGTTTCTTATAGCCGGGTTACTGGCTACATTATTAGACTTGTTCTTAGTTAAGTAACCgacatagaaaatatatagcaacatattagtatataattaattatttatcagttataaaaaattctaaaaatagattgatataattttctaaaacaacttttctatagcaGAAAAAGCATACCATTTAAAAGTTCAAAAAGTGTGCgtgtaaaaaataagtaaatctattttactgacccttaaaaaacaaaatggacTACGACACCATATCATTTTCTTTGTCTAATAGTGTCTATAATCATGTGTGCACGACATTTATCTACTATGTATAATGTTTTTGGATCCACTGCTAATAGATGGATGAGAGATTTACCTAGTGAGGAAGATGATATGGTAACATCAGGCTTCTATATTTGAGTAAGGTATACTATCAGTTCTAAAACTCTTCTAAACTCAGATCGAGATATAACCTAGATCCATAATCTTTTAACTCGCACGATTAACTCTATGAACATTATTTATTGTATCACACCAGTTTTAATCTATATCTAAATAGATATGAATATGGCTAACTACACCGGTTGAAATTATGAAGTCAACACCCTACGCGATCAAACATATCAAAGATCATGTAAAAgtgaaataacatatttataaataaaaaataatttataaataaaatttatatatatatatttttagtgatctaaaagcaataGTTAGTAAATAAACCAAGATGTAAAGGATAAAGGTGCATGCATATAGCACCTTCCCCTTGCTACAGTATTGGCCCCAACACGTGGAGAAGACGAGGCAACCATTAGCGCGGAGGAGCAATCACCGATTCACCGGCAATAGGAGGGCGATGGAGGGCAAAGTAAGAGGCCACCATCAGCTAGGGCAATCCCTGGTTTCAACCTTCCACGTGCATTATGGTAAAATACTCTGtcatggttggaattgataaTAAGAGTAgcatctataatcaatctaatagctaattcatataataactatctaaaaaacatatattatcatgtctcacctatcatacacacattatgtTTTAAAGTTCGTGTTATAGTTAACTACAAATCAGTAGCTCACTGTTCTTCTCTCTGCTCtcttatctcattaaaatatatttatacctgTCCTGCTATAAGGGAGAGTGGACTATATGCAGTCCCTAGGATGGTTGGTCAAGGAGGGGGCTGACTGCATCATTTCTGCTATCGTTGCCATCCACGTCGGCATCCCTACACACCCCAAGGCGGTTTGAACGGTTtgaacttgatgtgatgtagTCAACAATGTTTAATGGAGCTTAATAGTGTGATTTACAAGATCATTGATTGAGAAAACAgaggaatagaaaaacataacatGTTGAGATGAGCACTAagtacaaaacaaatgattgtaaaatacaaaaaaatataaaacaaatatttaattggACCGAAAAAAACACAGGAAGTTAACAAGAAATAAAGACTCAAAATACTTTCCAGGAGATTATACCGCATGTTAAATTTCCTCGTAAACTTAGAGAATGAGTTGAATGGCGACCCCATTAATTCTTCCGAGTCCTGCAAACATCCTACCATACCTGTGTGCTATGTTTCATACAACTTGGACCATATTCCATCCTGTCCAACAAAGACAAGACTTCGTGCATCCATTTACCCCCCACACCATCCCACTTGTTAATCAAGCACAATGACAAAAGGGACAAAGTAAATATACTGTTAATTATGTTCTAGAAGTGCTTAACTCAATAATTCTGCAAATGGACTGCTAGCTACGTATGGATTCATCTCGTTTATTTTGTAGTACCCATTTTCCCTTGACACATGTATTTCCACATGCGCGTTTGTGGTATCCATCTAGAAAGTCTTTAGTCACATTCCATCTAATCAATGAGATGGGAAGTAGAAAGTATCTAATCTGACTTACAAGGGGAAACCATTAAGCAAAAAATTCTCATGAAAATTTGGCAATTTAATAACCTGATAATCAATTACCACCCAACAGAAGCATAATTCAACAAGAAACAGTAGCTGaacaaaaaattgacaagattaTAGAGCAGGCAAatgtatatatcattttacaTAAATCAGCCAACTTGTTTCACAACAGAAGACTCCGCACTGAATAAGCCCTGATTAATCAAAAGGCAAAGGATATACAGGAAGCTTGTACAGCTTTGATCGTTTAACTTCAATTAgaattaagtttttttcctGTCACCTATCTAACGTGTCATGATTTATACAGACGCTAACCGCAACCAGAAATGAAATGACAGACATCCCAAGTCCAAAACTACGAAGAAACAGATAGATCTGGGGTTTCATAAACTTTGAAGCAAACGAACCAGTAGTACATATGGATACTACCCAATCTCCTCCTGTTAAAGCTTCAAACAGAATGTAAAATAGTTGAGATGATTTTGACAAATATCAATCCATTTCCATCTTTAATTATGTTTCCGTAGTTTTCTCAAAATCCATTCCAACAGCACCCCAATCTGACCAGATATTGCTGACCATACTTCCTCATTAATACAGACTAGCATCAACCAACGTAATAGTTACGGGCTCCAATGCTATTCATACATATCATCTATCAATGTAATCTGCAATATAAGATGGGAAGCTTTCAGCAAAGAAAGGTATTTTCCTGGTAGATATTCTGTGCACAAAAATGTAAGTGTCCAAGATGGAGAGAATTCAGGTAAAGATACAACGCATGTCAGGCAAAAATTAGCAGGTCCTTAATAATGAAGTTCGAAGTGTATTTGAAAACTTGTATGCTTAACTTTGGTGGAATTCATGCTGTTTACACAAACCTCTTCCAAAACAAGGCTCTGGATTTACAGAAATTTCAGTGACAAACACACAGGGAGAATCTCACAAGACTAAAGCCCTACATTCATATTGATATTACCAAGTGGTGGTTCATATAGATTTATTCCAAAGATTCCAGAAAGGATAACCGTAtggatagataaaattatattgcaaaaaaatgtttaaaagcCTATGTTTTCACTgtgtattttgaaaaaaatctacataCGGAAAAGATAACAGAAAATACATCCATGAAGTACAATAGCAGCAAATATAAACCATGACGCATTGGTTTGGTTAACTAACCTGGTCACAAACTGGGCAAGTATCACTTCGCTCCATCCATTCAAGTATACAAGAAAGATGGAAATGATGCTCACATTTAGTCAAAGAGCGAGGATTTTCTGCATCATATTCTGGTGAAAGGACAAACAAGAATCATGACAGGAATTTTGTCCAGCACTAATAAGCATAAGATTTAGAGTACAACAAATGTGAATGGAGTGAGTAAAATGTACATTACCAACCAGTATTGCATCTAAGAATCAACAATCAACAACAAAGAATATGCGTCGACTGAgactaaaagaaaatcatagtTGGAACCCTATATCTCATTGAAAAGTAACACTACTTAAGATTGATTGCATCTATTAAGCACAACCTCTTAATTCATATGCAGAATGGTCATATACATCAATCAAGAATTAATGGATGCACATATATGTTACATTACATCTATTTTAGCTCATTAAAAAGAGCACAAGCAATACTTTAACTAGTAAATCATAGGTAATATTCTCAACCATTACTTCTGATATTAAGAATAGTTTGTTTGAGCTAAAAACAAACCAGTCAGTTCAAATATCCACTTCCTATTAtgtcaataaaaataaagggtTCCCAGTGGTAGAAAGAGATACAAACCTTCTAGACAGATTGGGCAAACATCCTCCTCATCAGGATTATCTTCAGGGACACCTTTTTCACATGATTTGTACTCATCCATCTCTAAAGATTCCTGCTGGTCATCAGTTTTGCTCTTCAGGTCTGACTTCTCCAAATCTGAACATGAATATGAGACTATAAGCTTCCAACACTACCATTAGAGGTTAATTCCATTGCTTATGTTCACAGGGTCATGGGTAGTTATTTTACCAGGGTTTTCTGGGACCGGCAAAGTAACATCGTAAGGCAATGGTGCAGGTGGTGCTCGATAAGTATCAGGAGTGGATGTATCCAGATTTGTGTCAACAGCAACTATAGCAGAAGCTGGAGATGATCCATCATAGGCTGAAGACAGTGGTTCATGCTCCTCTTGATTTTGCTGACGCTGAACAAAGAAAAGCCAAATAGCATTAGCCAAGTCAAGCATCAACAATGCAAACATTGCAATAACACCACATTAGATTATTAATTAACTGGTCACAGATGTTCAATAAACTACATTAATGCAAGTTGCAATTTGTAGAgtttttaatttgatattgCTAAATCTTAATTATTGAAGACTCAAATTGCACATGCACACTAGAGGTGTGATGATTTCTCCTGTTGCATCAAAACTACAAAGTTAGCTGTGAACTCCTAGCACCATGATGTTATTAGCATATGCAAGTAACAGAAGCACAATCTGGGCCACTCTCCTATGATAGATGACAGATCATTGAATCACTTGCATAGATCAACCAGAATACAGAACTACAAATAAGTCAtacttttgaaatattttgatttggtGTTAAATGAAATGCACCTAGACTAAAGTTAAtgacaagaacaagaaaaactTCCATTTGCTCGGTAGAATATTATGACTGGAAAAGTAAAACTGAAGCTATATGTCTATGCTCAATTTCAggttgcttttttttaaaaaaaaaaagatacagAAGATAATTACATCCCCAGCCTCTGCATCTAAGATGCACTGAATTAGGACACAACCCTCCTTGAGATGATATCAGCAAAGCATGCACTAAGTATATGCATGTAAAACGTGGTGCAcgaagtaaaaatatattattaatcatGATGAAGCCTATTAATAGCCCACCATCCAAAGTGGGTAAAAAATCCATGATAACTGAATCAAAGAATGTGGCTTCAATATGCAGTATATATTGGTAACAATAGTCAATACAACACTTCAATTAAGATAATGTATCTAAGACAATGCAGGATCTACATACATAGATATGAACTGGTGCTCTATCTGCCTCAGAGTTTCTTGAtgaacagcaacagcagcccCCCATGCTATCCTGAATGAAAAAGCTTACTCCAGGCTATGAAATAGCTGCCgtttaaaactaaaatgtcGTCTCTCATAGCCCTACAAAATGAACAAGCCTATgttgaagaaagaaagaatagAAAATCATTGAACTAGGAAACATAGCTTATGCATATCCGACATCACATAAGGTACCAGAGATAGCTGGAAATGAGCAGTAACTTTCAATAGGTGATGACTGCTACAAGACTATATACATTTTCTTGTAACGCAGCTTGTTTTAAATATCTCAACAACTATGCTACCGTTTCTGGGCATTACACAGAGTATACTATCATATCAGACAAGTAAAGCATGTATTATAATACACATCATAACATCATAATCTCTCAATATGGTTCAGAACAATGCGACTTGATTAGTTTTGGAGTTgataaattaacaaaatatggAGCTGCCAGCCTTGTTAGTTATTCCATGAATCTAAGATATGCAACATCAGCCAGTTATATTTACTAAATCTACATGGACCTTAAAGTATAGTTCATTTGAACTGTTCAAACGGTCCTAGATGAAGCAATGGATCAGACACATGACCCAGTCTTCCACAAaataaccacaagccagataGAAACAACAATTACGTTGCAGCAAATATGGTGAAAGTGTGGATATCCCAAACATCACAAGATTCAGTCCAACAGAGGCTACTTTCGCAGTTATTATAATTATACACCAGATGTGCCTGTCTGCAAAGTGCTCCACTATGGAGCTCTAAACCTATATCCCAAACAGCAACTAGACGAATATGGATTCCATTATCAATCTCAATCCACCTCGGTTTCTTCATCCCAAGGATACGTGTTCCCCTTTGATGCAGTAACTGTTTCATCATCCTAGTGCAAAATCGTTTGACCAAAGTGCTAAATTATGCCTATACGAGCAGGCCAGGCCCTGAATAGCGCCATAGATAAAATTCAATGGGCACTGCAATTAAGTCCAAAAAGAACATACATCACTTACCATCTTAAATTGCTAATTATAACTGGATTGCGACTTGTTATGATATTTTCTTCCATGATGGGTTTTACACTCAACTGTCGGGAAAATATCTTTGAGGCCACAAATCGTAGCTGAAACGAACATATCTATCGTCCAACAGAACACGATTTCATATTCCCAATCCAAGAAACCATCCAAATTCAGTTCGAGCAGAGGCAGGCATAAAGGGAACAATCTCCTATTCGGGTTGAAACCTCAAACAATTTTTTcggaaaagttaaaaaaacaaaaaaaaatgattcgtAGCAAGCTGAACGGACTGGAGCGTCAATCCATCAAAGCAAAACCCAACGCACGCACTAGATTTTGCTCCATGACGCAGAGAAGAAAGCAACCAAAGCAAAAACCCCTAGCACAACAATCGAGGCGAAAGCGGAGCTAGGACCCGTCACCAGCAAGGGAAGTCAAGTCCAAGCCCGCGCGTGGATCTCCGCTGCTCCACGCCagtccagcagcagcagcagcagaagggataaggcagcggcggcggcgacgcttcTAACTCCTCCGAGCTGGCGTGCTTCGTCTcagagagggaaggaggggGGGACGAGGAAGGCGAGCTCGGCGCTCGACCGGTGGTGGCGCGGGACCCTGGTGGGGAAAGGGAGCGGGTGATCGGTGGCGTCGCCtctccggtcgccgccgccgccgcgacgaggagagagagaggagtggaAGTCGGGAAGAGGGCGACGATAGCTGCGGCGGAAGTAAGGGGTATTTTAGGGGTTTTCCAGGGGTGTTTTCGTAGTATGGGACTAGGCTACGTCGTTATAACATTTATTCCTCGCTACCCAAATACTCGTGTTTTTGctactaataaatataaattatatgtatgttaATATTGTTCGGAACTCGTATtttgaagataaaaaattaaaccaacATATAGgactattttgaaatattttatatatataaaggagCAGTCGGTAAGATAATATTATTAGGTGGATGGTAGATTCACTGTCTAccgttatcttttttttctaagagtagtatagatatatattttcgGTTTTTGCGCATATGTTTTCTGAGTGATTTAAATAGTGTGtttttaatatatcttattatctaaatttataaagtatatttaaatttggctgtagttagttttattatttatactgtTAAATAACTATCCAAAATTCAGTTTATGTGTCCTCCTTTATCTTTTATGCCAAAATAATGAAGCCTATCTACTGCcgtaatttttttaggtttggGATTCCATTCCAAATCGCATCGGATTCTGCAGTGCAACTTTCACACGATATATGCTTGAGCATGTTTGGTTCCATTCAGCGACGGAGGATCCTGGTTGATGAGGATCCTGGTTGTTTGCAAGAACTTTACAACATGATTGTTCCGCTCAAATTAACCACAAGTGAAATGGTTTAtaagcaattaaaaaataatttatgaatataaattttatatgtgttcttaatgatataaaatcaaaGTATGAAAAACACGAAAggttaactttaaattttagctttaaaattcaaattttgggttataagcataagaaaaaaataggacCTAAAGTCTGAGAAAAAGTCGATgaacatatagaaaaataaggttTCTAGGCTTGATCTTGAAATTTAAGTATAAAATAAGGTTTCTAGGCTTTTGatttctattatattttctattttagattttacagctagaaatttcataatttaagTATTGTTTGAATGAGAATCTGACAGCCGAAGATCGTGTATGAAGCTACGGCTGCGAAAAATTTCCCTATCAAGATCAAAACCTATAGCGGCTTTAATTGTTCCTACAATCTTTTACTCCTCTAAATAGTCTAGATCGGGGGTGGAAAAAACTAACCGAGACTGCGAAACCAAATCGGATTAGCCaaagtctattttttaaaaattcagttAGCATTTTTAGACCCAAAATTAATTCTCCAATCATCCAAAATTGACCAAAATAACTGAACTAAacgaaattaaataaaagatcAAATGTTATCTTAATCTTAGTGATTTGAAGGATAAGTTGGAATTAAAAGCCGTTGTGATTGGTGCTATATTGGTAAATTATTccactatatattatttattattatcctATACCATTTAATTTACAAAACATGCCATAAAAGAATGGAATTGTCACCAAAATTGTATTGTAATTTGCTTGATTGTTTCATCTCCTCAAACGATCAAATATTTTGGTCACGACCGAAAACCGAACCATACTAACGAAAACTGAATTGCTTGATCTTGAGGCTTTTGCAATATCTTATGATATTAAGTTTTAGATAACTGGATTTTCTTAAAGACCAAAAGATGACCTAACTGAATAGACCGAATGGCCACCCCTAGCCTAGATTGTCACGTATATTCTACGAATTTGCAATTAttgaatctagaaaataaacaggAAAAACCGAGGCTCGAAGACGTGCATATTCTAGGTTATCAGCTGCTAGTTTCTTACCGTTTGCTTCTCTGAGTTTAAGCGTCCTCCaaacatgttttgttttttttttaaatcattaagtaTCCCTGGTATGTGTTACCAAGAGCTGCACCAATAaatgggggtgattgtttggtttttcagcAGAAAGCGAAATggcataattttaaataaaaatttaatttatgaataagaattttatatacgtgtttttagccaTCTAAAAGCATtcgctgaaaaataaagtacaagaaaaaactcaaaatcagttccaaatttaatgttgaaaatttaaattttgattattaaACAGAAGCAAATTAAAAGGATAGACTGCTCGTGACCATGAGGGCAGCATTACCCAACTTGTTATAATGCTAGATATTCTGTCTGTTGGCCAACCTCATCTCAAGATCATAAACCAGGACCTACCATGATCTCACAAGGGACCAACCACACTCAAACCACCCTGAACTTTAAACTTCAGAAGCAAAAACAAGTAGTGCCAATGAAAAGTCTaaatcaaaccaaaccaaagaCCATATACAATCGATCCAATGGCAGTGGCAGTGATCCAACCTATATTTTCCAAACAAACTCCAACGAACTTAAcgcaactaattaatcaacgCAGGAAGTTTCTAAACGATAAGAACCCCACAGCTCAATTGACCAGGGCCAAGTTTGTAATAGTTAGTagctagaaaaacaaaacatcaaaataatcGCCCAAGAACACGAGGGTAATGAACTGCCAAGCTCGACAACAGATGAAATTACCATACAAAATTCCACAAGATTAAGGTTGACCTTGACAGTGAGAGAAAAGTAATAAGAAATCATGTAAAACAAGGCATCTCGTTAAGAAATGGTAAATTCAGAACTAACtattacaaacttaaaaaataaaataaaatattttttgggaaaaaagtTTGTCAATTAGATATACTGTTTACTGGTCCAAAAGTGATcgcaaataatataaatggacatatttacaaataaaaaataatttatgaataaaaattttatatacgtatttttagcgatctaaaattcaaaaaatatattttgataaaataaccgatctaaaaatcaaaaaatatattttgataaaacaaCATTAAGATCAATTctagatttaaaattcaaaatttaacttataagcataattacAAGCGAAAAGACCGGGCGAAACAGTTTCGCACTTTCGTGCACTTTGTCCTGGGAATGCAGCTAACTTTGCACCGTATGTAAATTCGTAGGATGAGGAGGGTTTTTGTGTAAATGGGACCAACTAGTACCAGACTACGAGTAGCATCCGATTCCTCTTCACTCGAGATGActatactttttatttttattatttattcccctgagataatatatatatacggagtataataaaaaaggaTTATTCGGTGACGCAGCAAGTCCGGAACGCCACGTTGACAGGGTGCGTGGACTCGACCCCGCCACTGacagtgggccccaccgaCGGGAGGCCGGCcagttctctttcttttttgacgACGACGTCATCGTCGCCCGCCTCCTGCTGCTTTGCTTTCTCCTCTTTTTGCCGAACGACAACACGAGAGGTGGTTGGGACGGTtggactctctctctctagcttgTGATAGTAACCGTGCCGACGTGGCAGATTTCTCGTTtaccttctttctttcttttcctttttttacttAACAGAGATGGTTAAGGTAGCTGAACTGTGCTAACTGGCTGTGAAGAAAAACACAGGCTTGGGGGattgattgtttggctttgtattcatagtgatctagaatatatataacactcGAAGATAAACTCTATTGGAAagtctcaaaattaactctaaaattaatgttaaaaatttaaattttgatttataaatatgaaaaacgaaaagatgaggtgagaaattttaaactatagaaatagaaaaagtaaataaacagAAATACATGCccatgttaatatatatatatagcgagTGGATGAAAAATTTTCGATGTTGTCTCTCCAACTCGgacagaaaaaaatgtttagcccttttatactttgtttttacaaataaCCTGACTTTTGCAAAATTAATCCTCAcgaataaaagaaattaaatcatTTGCTTTTGCTCGAACAGGCCCGGCAATCAATATTTGCATAGAGTGTGTACACAAGTGACGAGATACTGTTTGCTGAGGTGTACATGTTGTGGTGCTATCATGTTTTCTAAACTTCCAAATGGAAGATTCTATACGGTGTGGACTAGACACCATTTCCTGTTTGTCGTAGTTTAATTTTATGGTCTCTCAACTATGGTTAAAAGAAATTTGGGATAAGAATACTAATGGTATAGGTATGTGTAATATACTACAtaagtttatataatatttataatatttattcctTTTGTACTGCATGCTcctattttcaaaataattttatttttttgccgtTCCAATATAAgtcaatattttaaaataaataaaggaaggtaaaaataattatattttgaaattgaaCGAATACAAACGAATGCCGAACTGTTACAGGACTGAACTGGACACTAATTAAGATTGCTACGTGGCCATACACGTGAGGACGAATACATGTAACATACTAACACGTGCCATGCCCTCCCCACATGTATATGTCACGAACCCATTAGGGTCCAACTTAGCAAGGTTAATTATAGTGTGAGCAATTTGACCTTGGTTCCTAGGCATCACACAAGTTTGTGGGTTGTTTGgtgagctttagattctgagataCAGCtacttggtagccagcttcgcTTTTCcagtttttgaatttttagttcattttccagaatctgtaactacagattctcacaAGTTGTGAACTGTTTGGAACGGcttttggtaaaaaaagctACAGCTGAGAGAAGTTATGAACTGTTTGGAACGgcttttggtaaaaaaaaagctatagCTGAGAGAAGCGCTCTCAAATAGGCCCCGTGTATGTAACCAACGTTTTACATGTTTGTTGACTACACTACATCCATATCTCAAGTTCATATACTGTCACatccggagttttgtcctaagccttaaatcgtaagaagaaattcgtaaataacaaacggcttaattaactcaggaaaaatccctctaaaagaaattaattcaattaaatcgaggctcgcaaatcgactaactggatttaaattcaaattgcagaagtataaaatttggccaaacaaattaatttaaaactcggcaaaagtggggctttcctttttccctcctttttcctttctttttcccttccttctcaaattgggccgaagtccaattttcctcccttctttttctttttctttttctttttcctccttcccgggccggtccagccgagccggccaccggcctcctcccctcgcgcgcgctcccctccgcctgggccgccgcctcggcccagctcgcgcgccgcgctcgcccgtgtggtccgcgtcgcctccctcctccctcgtgccactgacaggtggcgcccacctatcagcgaccgcgccagctcgcccgcgcccgcgccggccgcgtccgagccagacaccgcgctgccgccgcaactgccgccgccgcaacggccgccgccgagtcctcgccgcgcccgactcggtctccaacctccgccccacCCTAgctggcgccgccaccctataaatccccaccgccgccgcgtcgtcgcccacttttcctctcAGCCCaagtcgtcgtcgcgccgtcgccgttcgccgccgccgttcgatctcgctgccggccgcccgtcatcgccgtcccgccgcgccatcgcctccgcctcggcgtcgccaaccctcctccggctcccgtcgccgccggaagGCACTCCGTGCCCTTCGCCGCTCCTCCATCCTATCCACCGCCgggcctcgtcgcctcgccgtcgttcgccaatctcgtcgccgtgcgtcgccagccgccgctcgtctgcgtcaccaccttcgcctcgccctcgccgacgcgccgccatctccgtcgccgccggtgagcgcttcccctcctccctcacccgttccctccatcaccgccgccgagctctcccctcGCTGTCGTtgtcggactccgccggtcgccggcagtCCATGCCAGACCgccgcccagctccgccgtcgtcacgctgttATCGCGCCACCCGCGTCTTCCCgcgtggccgcttcccgcgctcgcccgccgtcgccgtgccgtcgtcgccgtgcgccgcgctcggccgctactgctcgcgccgccgacgttccCGCTCCTCGGCCGCCGtttgccgccgcccgccggttcgcgccgctcgtcgtcgggcgccgccctccgccggtcgccgtccgccgcgcccgggcattgccgcccctctccctctcccggccggacTCCgctcccccctcctctctgttccaaggTCGCCGACAGacgggtcccactcgtcagccgccgccgcgccctcctccctctctcctcccgtgggacccacttgtcagcctctcctctcccctctctcccaccgacaagtggcccccacccgtcagtgcttcctctctcctcgctgacgtcagcagccccattaattgcgcaataattgatttaggacttttctgtttagctaaaaatcCAGAGaacttataaaattcataagtaattcatctagtctccatttaggtccattcaaatttcattaaattcataaaattgtcaagaatccattaaaaatagtttcttttgctgtttcagtagactttgtgcctgttttatttatttttgtgctttgtcgcttagattcgaaccccgccgaagagccagtttacttcgagatcgtcgccgaagttcccgggggccagagcaaggcaagtgacactcatctttgatcatattgaacccattattgcaaattccccgc is part of the Oryza brachyantha chromosome 11, ObraRS2, whole genome shotgun sequence genome and encodes:
- the LOC102699997 gene encoding probable E3 ubiquitin-protein ligase RHB1A encodes the protein MGGCCCCSSRNSEADRAPVHIYRQQNQEEHEPLSSAYDGSSPASAIVAVDTNLDTSTPDTYRAPPAPLPYDVTLPVPENPDLEKSDLKSKTDDQQESLEMDEYKSCEKGVPEDNPDEEDVCPICLEEYDAENPRSLTKCEHHFHLSCILEWMERSDTCPVCDQITLIDDMYE